A portion of the Sphingobacterium spiritivorum genome contains these proteins:
- a CDS encoding SusC/RagA family TonB-linked outer membrane protein encodes MNHYSKPLRPAGRRAKWWVVPLSLLALNYAYATDGTAENRVVHYKQTYLNKSEQETVTGKVTDAETGTPLAGVTVKLKGSAIGTQTDQDGNFSLEAKVGGTLIVSYIGFSPVEVPITTSSGIAVKLKPESESLQEVVVVGYGTQKKSEVTSAVQTVQEKDFNQGGMRNPMELVQGKVAGLNITRAQGSNPNSGTSIQLRGMASLKGSNSPLIVIDGIPGGSLDLVKQGDIESISVLKDGSAAAIYGTRGNGGVVLVTTKKGKSGTPQFEYFTYGQKEFVDSKPTMLSADQFREYVVKGLNRPQSDLGASTDLFDELIDKNNFSHFHNFIASGGGDKSNYRASINYEDANGIAKQNGRKQFGGRINFSQTGLKDRLTFSGNIAANFNKANMLGGKKADDSENVPDFEQAIQRNPTAPIYNSDGTFYQTQEYNNYNPMSRLAHRIDERNQQTFSGDAKLKLKIIDPLSVSVFGSYVRDNWNDRRYRSTLDWDQRLNTDYRGTAYAYKKNELNWTRTIESTIDYNQTFNEKHTITGLLGYSYQYTGYERFEMSNNGFTTDGFLDWDMNSGTALTNAQLPRPTMGSFKEDNTLVAFFGRVNYNYADRYFVSAILRREGSSRFGANHKWGNFPAISGGWTISNESFFGSKEVLNDLKLRVGYGVTGNQGIPNYQSILRLGTGGVYPQDGIYYQTYGPAANPNPDLKWEQKAETNIGVDFGFLNNRITGSIDVYNRKTKDLIDEYRAQQPAYVQSKIWYNVGQVDNKGIELQLSATAVKKENFSWNVDFTGNYQKNKLAKLSSEIFQSNWLEFGGLPSPGNLGNAIRLEEGGEVGSFYGKRYAGLTDDGKWLFYKADGSTGTAGEITNDDLTYIGNGVPKFNASLSNRFSYKGFDLTVFFRGKFKYDILNTADMFFGNQKWLPNNVLESAFTKHANIKDDPQYSDYYLENGSFVKLDNITLGYNFKLKTDYIRNLYVYVTGRNIATITSYSGLDPELQDTGFASGIDSRGFYPRTKSWSVGLNVGF; translated from the coding sequence ATGAATCATTACAGTAAACCTTTACGGCCTGCGGGTCGTCGGGCAAAATGGTGGGTAGTCCCGCTATCCCTGCTCGCATTAAATTATGCTTATGCAACAGACGGTACAGCAGAAAACCGTGTTGTTCATTACAAACAAACCTATTTAAACAAATCCGAACAGGAAACGGTAACCGGAAAAGTAACCGATGCCGAGACAGGTACTCCGCTGGCAGGGGTAACCGTCAAACTGAAAGGTTCGGCTATCGGGACACAAACGGATCAGGATGGTAATTTCAGCCTGGAAGCCAAAGTCGGGGGAACGCTAATTGTTTCCTATATAGGCTTTTCGCCTGTAGAAGTACCCATTACAACCTCCTCTGGTATCGCGGTCAAACTGAAGCCAGAAAGTGAATCCCTACAGGAAGTCGTAGTGGTAGGGTATGGTACACAGAAAAAGAGTGAAGTGACTTCAGCTGTACAGACCGTACAGGAAAAGGATTTTAATCAGGGAGGAATGCGTAATCCGATGGAACTGGTACAGGGAAAGGTCGCCGGCCTTAACATTACAAGAGCACAGGGCAGTAATCCAAACTCCGGAACTTCTATACAATTGCGCGGTATGGCGTCTTTGAAGGGTTCCAATTCGCCTTTGATTGTTATTGACGGTATTCCAGGAGGTAGTCTGGATCTGGTCAAACAGGGTGACATAGAATCTATAAGTGTGTTAAAAGACGGTTCGGCAGCGGCGATCTACGGTACCCGTGGTAATGGCGGGGTCGTATTGGTTACCACCAAAAAGGGTAAATCCGGAACGCCCCAGTTTGAATATTTTACGTACGGACAAAAAGAGTTTGTAGACAGTAAACCTACGATGCTGTCTGCGGATCAGTTCAGAGAGTATGTGGTCAAAGGTCTCAACCGTCCGCAATCTGACCTTGGAGCCAGTACAGATCTGTTTGACGAACTGATTGACAAGAATAATTTTTCTCATTTCCATAATTTCATAGCGAGTGGTGGTGGAGATAAATCTAACTACAGAGCTTCGATCAACTATGAAGATGCAAATGGTATCGCTAAACAGAATGGCAGAAAGCAGTTTGGAGGAAGAATCAATTTTTCTCAGACAGGTCTGAAAGACCGCCTTACCTTTTCCGGAAATATAGCTGCCAATTTTAATAAGGCTAATATGTTAGGAGGAAAGAAGGCTGATGACAGTGAAAATGTACCGGACTTCGAACAGGCGATTCAACGTAATCCTACCGCACCGATATATAATTCGGATGGAACATTCTATCAGACGCAGGAATACAACAACTACAATCCGATGAGCCGCCTGGCACATCGTATAGACGAACGCAATCAACAAACTTTTTCAGGAGATGCAAAATTGAAGCTGAAGATTATCGATCCCTTAAGCGTTTCGGTATTCGGATCCTATGTGAGGGACAACTGGAATGACAGGCGTTACCGTTCTACACTGGATTGGGATCAACGTCTCAATACGGACTACAGAGGTACAGCATACGCCTATAAAAAGAATGAGCTGAACTGGACCAGAACCATTGAATCGACTATTGACTACAACCAGACTTTTAATGAAAAACACACCATTACCGGATTATTGGGCTATAGTTATCAATATACAGGTTATGAACGTTTTGAAATGTCTAATAACGGATTTACGACCGACGGTTTTCTGGATTGGGATATGAATTCCGGAACGGCTCTAACCAATGCGCAGCTTCCGAGACCAACAATGGGCTCCTTTAAGGAAGATAATACCCTGGTGGCTTTCTTTGGTCGCGTCAATTACAACTATGCGGACCGCTATTTTGTAAGTGCTATTTTACGCAGAGAAGGTTCGTCCAGATTCGGCGCTAATCATAAGTGGGGTAATTTTCCTGCGATATCAGGAGGGTGGACAATCTCAAATGAAAGTTTCTTTGGTAGTAAAGAAGTGCTCAATGATCTGAAATTAAGGGTTGGATATGGTGTGACGGGAAATCAGGGTATTCCAAATTATCAGTCTATTCTGAGATTGGGTACGGGAGGAGTATATCCACAGGATGGTATCTATTATCAAACTTACGGCCCTGCCGCTAATCCAAATCCGGACCTGAAATGGGAACAAAAAGCAGAAACAAATATCGGGGTAGACTTCGGATTTCTGAATAACCGGATCACAGGTTCCATTGATGTATACAATAGAAAAACAAAAGACCTTATTGATGAATACCGGGCACAGCAGCCGGCATATGTACAGTCTAAAATATGGTATAATGTCGGACAGGTAGACAACAAAGGGATTGAGCTGCAACTGTCAGCAACCGCTGTCAAGAAAGAAAACTTCTCCTGGAATGTGGATTTTACCGGAAATTACCAAAAGAATAAACTGGCGAAGTTGTCGAGTGAGATCTTTCAAAGTAACTGGCTGGAATTCGGAGGATTGCCTTCCCCTGGAAATCTGGGTAATGCCATTCGTCTGGAAGAAGGAGGTGAAGTCGGCTCTTTTTATGGAAAACGGTATGCCGGTCTGACTGATGACGGGAAATGGTTGTTTTATAAAGCTGACGGAAGCACAGGTACAGCAGGAGAGATTACCAATGATGACCTGACGTATATCGGAAATGGCGTGCCTAAGTTCAATGCATCTTTAAGTAACCGTTTTTCCTATAAAGGATTTGATCTCACGGTGTTTTTCAGAGGTAAGTTCAAATATGATATTCTGAATACAGCAGATATGTTTTTCGGAAATCAGAAATGGCTGCCGAATAACGTACTGGAAAGTGCTTTTACAAAACACGCCAATATCAAAGACGATCCGCAATATTCCGATTACTATTTAGAGAACGGAAGTTTTGTGAAGCTGGATAATATCACATTGGGGTATAATTTTAAATTGAAGACCGATTATATCCGCAACCTGTATGTATATGTGACAGGTCGTAATATTGCTACGATTACCAGTTATAGTGGTCTTGATCCGGAATTACAGGATACAGGATTTGCTTCAGGAATAGATTCAAGAGGATTCTATCCGCGTACTAAATCATGGTCAGTAGGACTTAATGTTGGATTTTAA
- a CDS encoding HAD family hydrolase, translating to MNKFKAVFFDLDGTLIDSEYFYFQNWQPILAEEFAVHITFEDWIRHFAGHTLAFNVETMRKIWNIDTTNEYMWKRTRAAYAQSDMRTIALMPYAKEILEHLKEQQVKIGLVTSSFMTTVDTVLGHHDLLSYFSLIVTRDDVQSPKPDPEPYLLAAEQAGLDPKDCVAIEDTITGTKAAKAAGLYCVGVSKQPLEREKLAVADQLFTDLREVWNYLKNNIS from the coding sequence ATGAATAAATTTAAAGCTGTATTTTTTGACCTGGACGGTACCCTTATTGATTCGGAATATTTTTACTTCCAAAACTGGCAACCTATTCTGGCGGAAGAATTTGCTGTCCATATTACTTTTGAAGACTGGATCCGTCATTTCGCAGGACACACATTGGCCTTCAATGTGGAGACAATGAGAAAAATCTGGAATATAGATACTACCAATGAGTACATGTGGAAGCGCACCAGAGCAGCTTATGCACAGTCGGATATGCGAACCATAGCATTGATGCCTTATGCAAAAGAAATTCTGGAGCATCTGAAAGAGCAGCAAGTCAAAATCGGATTGGTTACTTCCAGTTTCATGACCACTGTTGATACCGTATTGGGGCATCATGATCTGCTCTCTTATTTTTCGCTGATTGTGACCAGAGACGATGTACAGTCTCCTAAACCAGATCCGGAGCCTTATCTTCTGGCCGCTGAGCAGGCCGGCTTAGATCCGAAAGATTGTGTCGCAATTGAAGATACCATTACAGGTACGAAAGCGGCTAAGGCTGCTGGTTTGTATTGTGTGGGAGTCTCCAAACAACCCCTGGAGCGTGAAAAATTAGCCGTTGCAGATCAGTTGTTCACAGATCTTCGTGAAGTCTGGAACTACCTTAAAAATAATATCTCTTAA
- the lat gene encoding L-lysine 6-transaminase — protein MIKEATVHERLAKHILADGLPLVIDLEKSHDSYIVDIEGNEYLDMFSMFASSPIGYNHPHIVKNSDLLKKVAINKLALSDIYPTEFADFVDTFERVAIPAELSYCFFIDGGALAVENALKAAFDWKTRLNISRGIQQEGNQVIHFKQAFHGRTGYTLSLTNTKDPRKYMYFPKFDWPRITNPKLHFPLVEESIAETIKTEQKAIQEIEAAIAKNPDAIACLILEPIQAEGGDNHFRTEFFQELRRICDEHDILLILDEVQTGLALTGKMWAYEHYGIIPDLISFGKKSQVCGVLAHREKFDRVEKHVFKESSRINSTFGGNLVDMMRFKLILEVIEQENLVQHAESLGEYLLEKLEQLAKSHSQISNVRGKGLLASFDFQTEQQRDEFVKRAMNNKLLILGCGDKSIRFRPHLTVTVEQLDKALALVEKSL, from the coding sequence ATGATAAAAGAAGCGACAGTACACGAGAGATTAGCAAAACATATATTGGCCGACGGACTCCCGTTAGTGATAGATCTGGAAAAGTCACATGACTCCTATATCGTAGATATCGAGGGTAATGAATATCTGGATATGTTCAGCATGTTTGCCTCTTCGCCTATCGGCTATAACCATCCGCATATCGTTAAGAATAGCGATCTGTTAAAAAAAGTTGCTATCAATAAGCTGGCTCTTTCGGATATCTATCCCACAGAATTTGCGGATTTTGTAGACACCTTCGAGCGTGTGGCCATTCCTGCGGAATTAAGTTATTGCTTTTTTATTGACGGAGGTGCACTTGCTGTTGAAAATGCGCTGAAAGCTGCTTTTGACTGGAAGACCAGATTAAACATCTCACGTGGTATACAACAGGAAGGCAATCAGGTGATACATTTCAAACAGGCTTTTCATGGTCGTACCGGATATACTTTATCCCTGACTAACACAAAAGATCCAAGGAAATACATGTATTTCCCGAAATTTGACTGGCCGAGGATTACGAATCCTAAGCTTCACTTCCCATTAGTAGAAGAAAGTATTGCTGAGACGATAAAAACAGAGCAAAAGGCTATTCAGGAAATAGAAGCCGCTATTGCCAAAAATCCGGATGCCATAGCCTGTCTGATACTGGAACCTATTCAGGCTGAAGGCGGTGATAACCATTTCCGTACGGAGTTCTTTCAGGAATTGAGACGCATATGTGATGAACATGATATTTTATTGATTCTGGATGAAGTACAGACAGGACTTGCATTAACGGGGAAAATGTGGGCATATGAGCATTACGGAATTATTCCGGATCTGATCTCGTTTGGAAAAAAATCTCAGGTCTGTGGTGTATTGGCACATCGTGAGAAATTTGACCGTGTCGAAAAGCATGTATTCAAAGAATCCAGCCGTATTAATTCCACCTTCGGAGGAAATCTTGTCGACATGATGCGCTTCAAATTAATACTGGAGGTCATCGAACAGGAAAATCTGGTTCAGCACGCCGAAAGTCTGGGTGAATATTTACTGGAAAAACTGGAACAGCTCGCCAAGAGCCACAGCCAAATCTCTAATGTAAGAGGAAAAGGACTTCTGGCTTCGTTTGATTTCCAGACAGAGCAGCAAAGAGATGAATTCGTGAAGCGTGCTATGAACAATAAGCTTCTTATTCTGGGTTGTGGTGACAAAAGTATACGCTTCCGTCCGCATCTGACTGTTACAGTAGAACAATTGGATAAAGCATTAGCGCTTGTCGAGAAAAGCTTGTAA
- a CDS encoding RagB/SusD family nutrient uptake outer membrane protein has product MKLLKNKYLASAFGVGVALFGLQGCTNLDENLYSTLKEESFYKNKLEVMQAALRPFTHMQAWLAPTGGSGYYYHSELSSDQLAWPQKGRHGYDGGDHFRQHYHTWTITENRVLSAWELLWGGVGYVNNALSDISALDIQKVGMTQEEMNFVLAQLKVLRAFHYMKIMDMWGNVPVALEVSQSPSNLATKPRKEVFDFIKKELEENVPKLPLTSEQNIGQVSMAAGYAMMAELYLNAEKWNGTPMWDECIAACDKIISGQAGGIGGAPKLSPDINTLFANTNSANPESLFQFQYSRKAGFTFDWGGFFMGYDYMKEALDVGYGGWNAFVVIPTAFDAYAANDIRKKDWFLYGPQYKYGTTTPVLGTEEYSGKPLSFVNSIRRESEGDLTSEGGMAKGEENSGARFNKYKSGRLSDVNYQENDYILYRLTEIYFNKAEALMRKNNGTATTEAVSLINDSKKRAFSAADWPAVQYSVATLTLDELLAERGREFIFEGKRRTDLIRFGKYTTATWWDHKPVNDVNRELYPVPQAQLAINPNLQQNPGY; this is encoded by the coding sequence ATGAAATTACTAAAAAATAAATATCTGGCGTCTGCTTTTGGGGTAGGAGTCGCATTATTCGGATTACAAGGCTGTACCAATCTGGACGAAAATCTGTACAGTACGTTGAAAGAAGAGAGTTTCTATAAGAATAAACTGGAAGTGATGCAGGCTGCTTTACGTCCGTTTACACATATGCAGGCCTGGCTGGCTCCAACCGGAGGAAGTGGTTATTATTATCACTCCGAACTGAGTTCTGATCAACTGGCCTGGCCACAGAAGGGACGGCACGGCTACGATGGCGGAGATCATTTTCGTCAGCATTATCACACCTGGACCATTACGGAAAACAGAGTGTTAAGTGCGTGGGAGCTATTGTGGGGAGGCGTCGGTTATGTAAACAATGCTCTTAGTGATATCTCTGCTCTGGATATACAGAAAGTAGGGATGACACAGGAGGAGATGAACTTTGTACTGGCTCAGTTAAAGGTACTTCGTGCATTTCATTATATGAAAATTATGGATATGTGGGGAAATGTTCCTGTCGCTCTTGAAGTCTCTCAAAGTCCTTCCAATCTGGCGACTAAACCCCGTAAAGAGGTCTTTGATTTTATAAAGAAAGAGCTGGAAGAAAATGTACCTAAACTGCCGCTCACTTCCGAACAAAATATCGGACAGGTGTCCATGGCTGCCGGATACGCCATGATGGCCGAGCTGTATCTCAATGCGGAGAAATGGAATGGTACCCCTATGTGGGATGAATGTATTGCTGCATGTGATAAGATTATCTCCGGACAGGCGGGCGGTATCGGAGGTGCTCCGAAGTTGTCTCCGGATATTAATACATTATTTGCGAATACCAACAGTGCCAATCCGGAATCTTTATTCCAGTTTCAGTATAGCCGTAAAGCCGGATTTACATTTGACTGGGGAGGTTTCTTTATGGGGTATGATTATATGAAAGAAGCATTGGATGTAGGATATGGAGGCTGGAATGCATTTGTGGTCATTCCTACAGCATTTGATGCCTATGCAGCCAATGACATCCGAAAGAAAGACTGGTTTCTGTATGGACCACAATATAAGTATGGAACAACTACACCCGTGTTGGGCACAGAGGAATATTCCGGCAAGCCGCTATCATTTGTTAATTCTATTCGTAGAGAAAGTGAAGGAGATCTGACCAGTGAAGGAGGAATGGCTAAAGGGGAAGAGAATTCCGGAGCACGCTTTAATAAATACAAAAGCGGTCGTCTGAGCGATGTCAACTATCAGGAGAACGATTATATTCTGTATCGGCTTACCGAGATCTATTTTAATAAAGCGGAAGCATTGATGCGCAAAAATAACGGAACGGCAACAACAGAGGCTGTGTCGTTAATCAATGACTCGAAGAAAAGAGCATTTTCCGCTGCGGATTGGCCTGCAGTTCAGTATTCTGTAGCTACGCTTACATTGGACGAGTTGCTGGCGGAACGTGGAAGAGAGTTTATCTTTGAGGGTAAAAGACGTACAGATCTGATCCGCTTTGGTAAGTATACTACCGCTACCTGGTGGGATCATAAACCGGTAAACGATGTCAACAGAGAGTTATATCCTGTGCCTCAGGCACAATTGGCCATTAATCCCAATCTGCAACAAAATCCCGGATATTAG
- a CDS encoding gluconate 2-dehydrogenase subunit 3 family protein: protein MNRRTAVKQLFIIAGGLALLPSCLREQGGTSIDLHTIKLSAKDEEFLAKLVDVLIPETDSPGGKKLNLHLFIMKMVDDCHSPEDQKAFLEGLEKNRSDLDGAVADKIGAYFKSEEEAKEKSAFYKIFKKRATQGYLNSEYVMKNKLIYELVPGRYNGAMKINA from the coding sequence ATGAACCGAAGGACTGCGGTAAAACAACTTTTTATTATTGCTGGAGGGCTGGCGTTGTTGCCTTCCTGTCTGCGGGAGCAGGGTGGAACGTCTATAGATCTGCATACAATCAAGTTATCTGCTAAGGATGAAGAATTCCTGGCTAAGCTGGTGGATGTACTTATTCCTGAGACAGATTCTCCGGGTGGTAAAAAGTTAAATCTTCATCTCTTTATCATGAAGATGGTAGATGATTGTCATTCACCGGAAGATCAAAAAGCTTTCCTGGAAGGACTGGAGAAGAACAGGTCTGATCTGGATGGTGCTGTGGCAGATAAGATCGGAGCCTATTTCAAATCCGAAGAAGAAGCAAAGGAAAAGAGTGCTTTTTATAAGATATTCAAAAAAAGAGCCACTCAGGGATACCTTAATTCTGAATATGTCATGAAGAATAAACTAATTTATGAATTAGTTCCGGGCAGGTATAATGGTGCAATGAAAATCAACGCATAA
- a CDS encoding GMC oxidoreductase produces the protein MANINTDSVKNRTYDAIVIGSGISGGWAAKELCEKGLKTLVLERGRDVKHVKDYPTTNLYPWEFEHRGEMPYQVQQENPIVNRCYAFHEDAAHFFVKDQEHPYVQEKPFDWIRGYQVGGKSLLWARQTQRWSDFDFEGPARDGFAVDWPIRYADLKPWYDYVERFAGIAGDKDGLPELPDGEFLPGYPLNIVEKYFQQTMKNKYPERKVISARCAHLSKPNKIHLDQGRVQCQNRTLCQRGCPFGGYFSSNASTIPWAAKTGNITLRPFSVVHSILYDDTKGKAIGVKVIDTETKEEMDFFAKVIFVNAAALNTNLILLNSKSKRFENGLGNDSGVLGKYVAFHNYSARIYAEYEGFMDYTTDGRNPAGGGYIPRFRNLHKQETDFLRGYAAGFGAYRSKSADQSGYGESFKNNLLNPKYGLWGVGSHMMGETIPKESGQVTLDSSQKDAWGVPLLKIAVEYDDNDAKMKKDYLEQMTAMFEEAGFTNIKQDDHGQAPGLDIHEMGGARMGNDPKTSVLNKWNQIHTVPNVFVTDGAAMTSTSTQNPSLTYMAFSARAVDYALQEMKKGNI, from the coding sequence ATGGCAAATATAAATACGGACAGCGTAAAGAACAGAACATACGATGCTATCGTCATTGGTTCGGGAATAAGTGGTGGTTGGGCTGCAAAGGAACTATGTGAAAAAGGATTAAAGACATTGGTATTGGAAAGAGGACGTGATGTAAAGCATGTCAAAGATTATCCTACTACCAATCTTTACCCCTGGGAATTTGAGCACCGCGGAGAGATGCCGTATCAGGTGCAGCAGGAAAATCCTATTGTAAACCGTTGTTATGCATTTCATGAAGATGCTGCACATTTTTTTGTCAAAGATCAGGAGCATCCTTATGTACAGGAGAAACCATTCGATTGGATCCGTGGCTATCAGGTTGGTGGAAAATCTCTGCTATGGGCCAGACAGACACAGCGTTGGTCAGACTTTGATTTTGAAGGACCTGCCCGCGATGGATTTGCCGTTGACTGGCCTATCCGTTACGCCGATCTGAAACCCTGGTACGATTATGTAGAACGTTTTGCCGGTATTGCAGGAGATAAAGATGGTCTTCCGGAACTTCCGGATGGAGAATTTCTTCCGGGCTATCCGCTGAATATAGTAGAAAAGTATTTTCAGCAAACCATGAAGAACAAGTATCCGGAGCGGAAAGTGATCTCTGCGCGGTGTGCACATTTATCCAAACCTAATAAAATTCACCTCGATCAGGGACGTGTACAATGTCAGAATCGTACACTTTGTCAGCGAGGCTGTCCCTTCGGAGGTTATTTTAGTTCTAATGCGTCCACTATTCCGTGGGCAGCGAAGACTGGAAATATAACGCTGAGACCTTTCTCTGTAGTACATTCTATTCTGTATGACGATACAAAGGGAAAAGCGATAGGCGTAAAAGTAATTGATACAGAGACTAAGGAAGAGATGGATTTCTTTGCAAAGGTAATTTTCGTTAATGCAGCAGCATTGAATACGAATCTGATCTTGCTTAATTCCAAATCCAAACGCTTTGAAAACGGTCTGGGTAACGACAGTGGTGTATTAGGCAAGTATGTTGCTTTTCACAATTACAGTGCACGTATATACGCAGAGTACGAAGGTTTTATGGACTATACTACCGACGGCCGTAATCCTGCCGGAGGAGGATATATTCCACGGTTCCGCAATCTACATAAACAGGAAACAGATTTTCTGAGAGGATATGCAGCAGGATTTGGGGCGTATCGTTCAAAGAGTGCTGATCAGTCCGGATATGGCGAATCTTTCAAAAATAATCTCCTGAATCCTAAATATGGATTATGGGGTGTAGGATCCCACATGATGGGCGAGACTATTCCGAAAGAATCGGGTCAGGTTACATTAGACAGTTCTCAAAAAGATGCATGGGGAGTTCCGTTGTTGAAAATAGCGGTTGAATACGACGACAATGACGCAAAAATGAAAAAAGACTACCTGGAGCAGATGACAGCAATGTTTGAAGAAGCCGGATTTACCAATATCAAGCAAGATGACCATGGTCAGGCACCGGGACTGGATATCCATGAAATGGGAGGAGCACGCATGGGTAATGATCCTAAAACTTCTGTCCTCAACAAATGGAATCAGATACACACCGTTCCCAATGTATTTGTGACAGATGGTGCAGCGATGACTTCTACTTCTACTCAAAATCCATCCCTTACCTATATGGCCTTCTCTGCCAGAGCTGTTGATTATGCTCTGCAGGAAATGAAGAAAGGAAATATTTAG
- a CDS encoding fumarylacetoacetate hydrolase family protein, whose product MKIIAVGRNYIDHAKELNNPVPKTPVIFMKPDTALLKDNKDFYYPEFSKDIHYEVEVVLRVCKEGKHVSQKFAHTYYDAIGLGIDFTARDIQQQHKEKGLPWELAKSFDGSAVISSFIPKETFADPAQLSFSLQKNKETMQSGNTKDMIFSYDQLIVFISQYITLRKGDFIYTGTPAGVGPVAIGDRLEGFIEEKNVFTCLIK is encoded by the coding sequence ATGAAGATAATAGCCGTAGGTCGTAATTATATTGACCATGCCAAAGAACTTAATAATCCTGTACCGAAGACTCCTGTTATCTTTATGAAACCGGATACAGCCCTGTTAAAAGACAACAAAGATTTTTATTATCCCGAGTTTTCTAAAGATATCCATTATGAAGTAGAGGTTGTACTTCGTGTCTGTAAAGAAGGCAAACATGTATCACAAAAATTTGCACATACGTATTATGATGCGATTGGTCTTGGTATTGACTTTACCGCACGGGATATTCAACAGCAACATAAAGAGAAAGGATTGCCCTGGGAACTGGCCAAATCATTTGACGGTTCGGCAGTGATCAGTTCTTTTATACCTAAAGAGACATTTGCGGATCCTGCCCAACTCAGCTTTAGTCTTCAGAAGAACAAAGAAACAATGCAATCCGGAAATACAAAAGATATGATCTTTTCATACGATCAGCTGATTGTCTTTATTTCACAGTACATTACTTTACGTAAAGGAGATTTTATCTACACAGGAACACCCGCAGGAGTCGGCCCAGTCGCTATAGGAGATCGGCTCGAAGGATTTATAGAAGAAAAAAACGTGTTTACCTGCCTGATTAAATAA